A window of Primulina tabacum isolate GXHZ01 chromosome 4, ASM2559414v2, whole genome shotgun sequence contains these coding sequences:
- the LOC142542033 gene encoding uncharacterized protein At2g29880-like produces the protein MGDSQTKYNLWTTEEINELLKLMVDAATRGWRDKNEMLNKRTVEINILPTLNGKLGCEKTFAQYQSRLKWFKQQYNNYSKLTRHSSGFGWDPETKKFTANDESHPKHEHYRTSTFEDYEDLRIAVGNGTTT, from the exons ATGGGcgattcacaaacaaaatataatttgtGGACGACTGAGGAGATCAATGAATTATTAAAACTCATGGTCGATGCTGCCACGAGAGGATGGCGTGATAAGAATGAGATGCTGAACAAAAGAACAGTGGAAATAAATATACTTCCTACTCTTAACGGAAAACTGGGGTGTGAAAAGACTTTCGCACAATATCAAAGTCGTTTGAAATGGTTCAAACAACAatacaataattattctaagCTTACGCGTCATAGTTCTGGGTTTGGATGGGATCCTGAGACAAAGAAATTCACGGCTAATGATGAA TCTCATCCTAAACATGAACATTATCGGACAAGCACTTTTGAAGATTATGAAGATTTGAGAATTGCAGTTGGGAATGGAACAACCACATGA
- the LOC142543345 gene encoding kinesin-like protein KIN-13A isoform X2: protein MRHVGGQVQPSGAAAATVLYDNTGPSMSGGDAGDAAVMARWLQSAGLQHLASPIASNAVDHRVLPNLLMQGYGPQSAEEKQRLFKLMRNLNFNGESVSDPYVPSTHSSGAFALSDGYYSPEFRGDFGAGLLDLHSMDDTELLSDHVILEPFEPSPFMPTVTTTFETDHEEIASRQQRVQTDVEAAAESLANEKENNSRENNVAKIKVVVRKRPLNRKEIARKEDDVVTVSDDVYLSVHEPKLKVDLTAYVEKHEFYFDAVLDEYVTNDEVYRNTVEPIIPTIFQRTKATCFAYGQTGSGKTYTMQPLPLRAAEDLVRYLHQPIYRTQRFKLWLSYFEIYGGKLFDLLSDRKKLCMREDGRQQVCIVGLQEFEVLDVQIVKEYIEKGNAARSTGSTGANEESSRSHAILQLAVKKHNEVKESKRNIDGNDARNAKVVGKISFIDLAGSERGADTTDNDRQTRIEGAEINKSLLALKECIRALDNDQIHIPFRGSKLTEVLRDSFVGNSRTVMISCISPNAGSCEHTLNTLRYADRVKSLSKGGNPRKDQASSLPPSVKESSSAPTLSLSAETEDIYEQRQESRAVGTSGRVLEKESLPYNFSADDEKLPSSFSSKFTFNGHEESGDTAGSLKTERPDVKNTFKGSTSQRAHSVFYSQNSDDIEDKVQKVSPPRQKPYRDERPGHGPRKEGDNSDVPTSSYKQRQYINSSNVTSTVDKQNESEPPSHESINEILEEEALISAHRKEIEDTMEIVREEMKLLAEVDQPGSHVDNYVTQLNFVLSRKAASLVSLQARLARFQHRLKEQEILSRKRVLR from the exons ATGCGCCACGTCGGCGGCCAGGTGCAGCCGAGCGGTGCGGCGGCGGCCACCGTCTTGTATGACAATACTGGACCTAGTATGTCCGGTGGTGATGCGGGCGACGCCGCTGTAATGGCGCGATGGCTCCAGTCTGCTGGATTGCAGCATCTGGCCTCTCCTATTGCATCCAATGCGGTTGATCATCGCGTGCTGCCGAACCTTTTAATGCAG GGTTATGGACCACAGTCCGCGGAAGAGAAGCAGAGGCTCTTCAAACTGATGAGGAATCTCAATTTTAATGGTGAATCTGTTTCTGATCCTTATGTTCCGAGTACCCATAGTTCAGGTGCATTTGCTTTGTCAGACGGATATTATTCCCCTGAGTTTAGGGGTGATTTCGGAGCTGGGCTTTTGGATCTACATTCTATGGATGATACAGAGCTATTATCTGAT CATGTTATCTTGGAGCCGTTCGAGCCATCACCTTTCATGCCTACTGTTACTACAACTTTTGAAACTGACCATGAAGAGATAGCCAGCAGACAACAAAGAGTGCAGACAGATGTAGAAGCTGCTGCAGAATCGTTGGCAAATGAGAAGGAGAACAATTCAAGGGAAAACAATGTGGCCAAGATTAAAGTTGTG GTGCGTAAGAGACCTTTAAATAGGAAGGAAATTGCTCGGAAAGAGGATGATGTTGTCACTGTGTCTGATGAtgtttatttatcagttcatgaACCAAAATTAAAG GTGGACCTGACAGCTTATGTGGAGAAACATGAGTTCTATTTTGATGCGGTTCTGGATGAGTATGTAACGAATGATGAG GTATACCGTAACACTGTGGAGCCAATCATACCTACCATTTTTCAACGTACCAAAGCAACATGTTTTGCATACGGTCAGACAG GAAGTGGTAAGACATACACCATGCAGCCGCTACCTCTTAGAGCTGCGGAAGACCTTGTTAGATACCTGCATCAGCCAATTTATCGTACTCAAAGATTCAAGTTGTGGCTTAgctattttgagatatatggtGGAAAACTTTTTGATCTTCTTAGTGATAGGAA GAAACTCTGTATGAGAGAGGATGGAAGACAACAAGTTTGCATTGTTGGACTGCAGGAGTTTGAAGTCCTGGATGTACAGATTGTGAAAGAATACATTGAGAAGGGAAATGCAGCGAGAAGCACAGGTTCTACTGGTGCTAATGAAGAGTCTTCCAGATCTCATGCAATATTGCAACTGGCTGTGAAGAAGCACAATGAGGTGAAGGAATCTAAACGAAATATTGATGGAAATGATGCCAGGAATGCGAAGGTTGTTGGCAAGATTTCTTTCATTGATCTTGCTGGTAGTGAGAGAGGGGCCGACACTACAGATAATGACCGGCAAACTCG GATTGAAGGAGCAGAAATCAACAAGAGTCTTCTGGCCCTTAAGGAGTGTATTCGTGCTCTTGACAATGACCAGATTCACATACCATTCCGTGGTAGCAAACTAACTGAGGTCCTTCGTGACTCCTTTGTCGGAAATTCAAGGACTGTTATGATCTCTTGCATTTCTCCAAATGCTGGTTCGTGCGAGCATACTCTCAATACTTTGAGATATGCTGATAG GGTCAAAAGTCTATCAAAAGGTGGGAATCCCAGGAAGGATCAGGCTAGTTCATTGCCACCTAGTGTCAAAGAATCTTCATCAGCACCAACTTTGTCTCTTTCTGCTGAGACAGAGGATATTTATGAGCAACGTCAAGAATCTAGAGCAGTGGGTACAAGTGGacgggttttagagaaggaaagTTTACCTTACAATTTTTCTGCTGATGATGAGAAACTACCATCTAGTTTTTCTTCCAAATTTACCTTTAATGGCCATGAGGAAAGTGGGGATACTGCTGGTAGTTTGAAAACCGAACGTCCTGATGTTAAAAACACTTTCAAGGGTTCTACGAGTCAAAGGGCCCACTCAGTTTTCTACTCACAGAATTCTGATGATATAGAAGATAAGGTGCAGAAAGTGTCTCCACCACGGCAAAAACCTTACAGGGATGAAAGGCCAGGACATGGACCGAGAAAAGAGGGCGACAATTCTGATGTGCCAACTAGCAGCTATAAGCAGCGGCAATATATAAACAGTTCTAATGTAACCAGCACCGTCGATAAACAGAATGAATCTGAGCCACCTTCTCACGAAAGCATCAACGAGATACTTGAG GAAGAGGCCCTCATTTCAGCTCACAGAAAAGAGATTGAAGATACAATGGAGATCGTTCGTGAA GAAATGAAACTATTGGCAGAAGTGGACCAACCAGGAAGCCATGTTGACAATTATGTAACTCAGTTGAATTTTGTGCTCTCACGCAAAGCagctagtcttgtcagccttcaagCTCGCCTAGCAAGGTTCCAGCATCGATTGAAAGAGCAGGAAATACTTAGTAGAAAGAGAGTGTTGCGGTAA
- the LOC142543345 gene encoding kinesin-like protein KIN-13A isoform X1, with the protein MRHVGGQVQPSGAAAATVLYDNTGPSMSGGDAGDAAVMARWLQSAGLQHLASPIASNAVDHRVLPNLLMQGYGPQSAEEKQRLFKLMRNLNFNGESVSDPYVPSTHSSGAFALSDGYYSPEFRGDFGAGLLDLHSMDDTELLSDHVILEPFEPSPFMPTVTTTFETDHEEIASRQQRVQTDVEAAAESLANEKENNSRENNVAKIKVVVRKRPLNRKEIARKEDDVVTVSDDVYLSVHEPKLKVDLTAYVEKHEFYFDAVLDEYVTNDEVYRNTVEPIIPTIFQRTKATCFAYGQTGSGKTYTMQPLPLRAAEDLVRYLHQPIYRTQRFKLWLSYFEIYGGKLFDLLSDRKKLCMREDGRQQVCIVGLQEFEVLDVQIVKEYIEKGNAARSTGSTGANEESSRSHAILQLAVKKHNEVKESKRNIDGNDARNAKVVGKISFIDLAGSERGADTTDNDRQTRIEGAEINKSLLALKECIRALDNDQIHIPFRGSKLTEVLRDSFVGNSRTVMISCISPNAGSCEHTLNTLRYADRVKSLSKGGNPRKDQASSLPPSVKESSSAPTLSLSAETEDIYEQRQESRAVGTSGRVLEKESLPYNFSADDEKLPSSFSSKFTFNGHEESGDTAGSLKTERPDVKNTFKGSTSQRAHSVFYSQNSDDIEDKVQKVSPPRQKPYRDERPGHGPRKEGDNSDVPTSSYKQRQYINSSNVTSTVDKQNESEPPSHESINEILEEEEALISAHRKEIEDTMEIVREEMKLLAEVDQPGSHVDNYVTQLNFVLSRKAASLVSLQARLARFQHRLKEQEILSRKRVLR; encoded by the exons ATGCGCCACGTCGGCGGCCAGGTGCAGCCGAGCGGTGCGGCGGCGGCCACCGTCTTGTATGACAATACTGGACCTAGTATGTCCGGTGGTGATGCGGGCGACGCCGCTGTAATGGCGCGATGGCTCCAGTCTGCTGGATTGCAGCATCTGGCCTCTCCTATTGCATCCAATGCGGTTGATCATCGCGTGCTGCCGAACCTTTTAATGCAG GGTTATGGACCACAGTCCGCGGAAGAGAAGCAGAGGCTCTTCAAACTGATGAGGAATCTCAATTTTAATGGTGAATCTGTTTCTGATCCTTATGTTCCGAGTACCCATAGTTCAGGTGCATTTGCTTTGTCAGACGGATATTATTCCCCTGAGTTTAGGGGTGATTTCGGAGCTGGGCTTTTGGATCTACATTCTATGGATGATACAGAGCTATTATCTGAT CATGTTATCTTGGAGCCGTTCGAGCCATCACCTTTCATGCCTACTGTTACTACAACTTTTGAAACTGACCATGAAGAGATAGCCAGCAGACAACAAAGAGTGCAGACAGATGTAGAAGCTGCTGCAGAATCGTTGGCAAATGAGAAGGAGAACAATTCAAGGGAAAACAATGTGGCCAAGATTAAAGTTGTG GTGCGTAAGAGACCTTTAAATAGGAAGGAAATTGCTCGGAAAGAGGATGATGTTGTCACTGTGTCTGATGAtgtttatttatcagttcatgaACCAAAATTAAAG GTGGACCTGACAGCTTATGTGGAGAAACATGAGTTCTATTTTGATGCGGTTCTGGATGAGTATGTAACGAATGATGAG GTATACCGTAACACTGTGGAGCCAATCATACCTACCATTTTTCAACGTACCAAAGCAACATGTTTTGCATACGGTCAGACAG GAAGTGGTAAGACATACACCATGCAGCCGCTACCTCTTAGAGCTGCGGAAGACCTTGTTAGATACCTGCATCAGCCAATTTATCGTACTCAAAGATTCAAGTTGTGGCTTAgctattttgagatatatggtGGAAAACTTTTTGATCTTCTTAGTGATAGGAA GAAACTCTGTATGAGAGAGGATGGAAGACAACAAGTTTGCATTGTTGGACTGCAGGAGTTTGAAGTCCTGGATGTACAGATTGTGAAAGAATACATTGAGAAGGGAAATGCAGCGAGAAGCACAGGTTCTACTGGTGCTAATGAAGAGTCTTCCAGATCTCATGCAATATTGCAACTGGCTGTGAAGAAGCACAATGAGGTGAAGGAATCTAAACGAAATATTGATGGAAATGATGCCAGGAATGCGAAGGTTGTTGGCAAGATTTCTTTCATTGATCTTGCTGGTAGTGAGAGAGGGGCCGACACTACAGATAATGACCGGCAAACTCG GATTGAAGGAGCAGAAATCAACAAGAGTCTTCTGGCCCTTAAGGAGTGTATTCGTGCTCTTGACAATGACCAGATTCACATACCATTCCGTGGTAGCAAACTAACTGAGGTCCTTCGTGACTCCTTTGTCGGAAATTCAAGGACTGTTATGATCTCTTGCATTTCTCCAAATGCTGGTTCGTGCGAGCATACTCTCAATACTTTGAGATATGCTGATAG GGTCAAAAGTCTATCAAAAGGTGGGAATCCCAGGAAGGATCAGGCTAGTTCATTGCCACCTAGTGTCAAAGAATCTTCATCAGCACCAACTTTGTCTCTTTCTGCTGAGACAGAGGATATTTATGAGCAACGTCAAGAATCTAGAGCAGTGGGTACAAGTGGacgggttttagagaaggaaagTTTACCTTACAATTTTTCTGCTGATGATGAGAAACTACCATCTAGTTTTTCTTCCAAATTTACCTTTAATGGCCATGAGGAAAGTGGGGATACTGCTGGTAGTTTGAAAACCGAACGTCCTGATGTTAAAAACACTTTCAAGGGTTCTACGAGTCAAAGGGCCCACTCAGTTTTCTACTCACAGAATTCTGATGATATAGAAGATAAGGTGCAGAAAGTGTCTCCACCACGGCAAAAACCTTACAGGGATGAAAGGCCAGGACATGGACCGAGAAAAGAGGGCGACAATTCTGATGTGCCAACTAGCAGCTATAAGCAGCGGCAATATATAAACAGTTCTAATGTAACCAGCACCGTCGATAAACAGAATGAATCTGAGCCACCTTCTCACGAAAGCATCAACGAGATACTTGAG GAGGAAGAGGCCCTCATTTCAGCTCACAGAAAAGAGATTGAAGATACAATGGAGATCGTTCGTGAA GAAATGAAACTATTGGCAGAAGTGGACCAACCAGGAAGCCATGTTGACAATTATGTAACTCAGTTGAATTTTGTGCTCTCACGCAAAGCagctagtcttgtcagccttcaagCTCGCCTAGCAAGGTTCCAGCATCGATTGAAAGAGCAGGAAATACTTAGTAGAAAGAGAGTGTTGCGGTAA